One Variibacter gotjawalensis genomic window, TACTACTCACTCTCGCGTTTGAGAGCGGTTATTTCCTAGTGATCGACATTCAATTGATGCCGCTGATGGGCGTGACGGACTATCTGCGAAACGCTGCGCCGCTATTTTTATTTGCAATGGTGGTTTTGGCATTCTCGCCAATGCTCTTCGAACTCATCCGCCGTAGCAAGTTGGAAGCTGCCAACGAAGGCAACCAGTCGCCGCCACCCCGCTGGGTTTTCAACGAGCGTGGCGAATACACTTGGCGAGGTCGTGCACTAATTGCGCTCATCCCAATCGCGCTCGCCACTCTTATCGCATGGGCTATCTCGGCTGTGGCACTCCTTGTCATAGCAGTTCCAGTATTTATGGCTTTTAACGTCACCGACAAAAAGAGCTGGGGTCCATTCACGGCTACGCTGGTAGTCTCATTGGCACTCGGCGTTGCGTTTGCATTCGGCGCAGCCACAGCCATCAAGAACATGAAGGGTGGCTCTCCGATCGAAGTCACGAGCGCGGATGACAAAACCGGCAAACCCGAGACCGTGCTGCTCCTCAAGATTCTGGACAAAGGACTGCTCGTCGCCCGCATTCCGAATAGGGAAATAGAGTTTCGAAAATGGGAGTCGATAGGAAAAGTGCTCACCAGATCAACTTGGCCATTCTGAATGGCAGTAACATACTCGCCTTCGCCCACCACCCCTCGTTGTCATCCACTCCACCACCCCAACCCCACCGGGAACCCGTGTTTCCGCGGCGCGAAACTTTCGCCTTTGACGCGCACGGAAAATTGATTTACCTTATATATTGCGACTACGTTTTTGGTTTGCCTTGCTCGCTCCCGGTGTGGGTTGCGCCCTCAAGACCTCCAAAACTCGGATGTCCAAGGCCGCGCCTCGGCGCGGTGCATAAGCGAAGCAACACCAGGAGACTACAGAAGTGGCTACCGGCAAAGTGAAATGGTTCAACCCGACCAAAGGTTATGGGTTTATTCAGCCGTCGGACGGCAGCCGTGACGTGTTCGTGCACATTTCGGCAGTCGAGCGCGCTGGCCTCTCGTCGTTGAACGAAGGGCAGACGGTCGAATTCGAGCTCGTCGCAAACCGCGGCAAGCAGGCGGCCGAGAACCTCAAGGTCAAGTAAGGCCCCACCCGAGTTTGATGATTGCGGCGCTCCGCGCCCGATCGTTGCTGCTCGGAAGAAGTCGCACCGAAAACGAAAAAGGCACCGCCACCGCGGTGCCTTTTTTGTTGTGACGTGAAGCGCCCGATCAAGCCGCCGACGGCGCCGGCATCGCGGCGGGTGCCGACCGAGACGCTGCTCGGCGCGAGGCCAGCACCTTGATGCCGTACGCAACCCCTGCCCCGACGATCAGCACGATGATCGCGGTGAGCGGGCGATAGAAGAACCATGCGAACGCGATCACGATCGGCGCGACAATCGCGGTGAGCAGCAGCGCGACAAGGCCTGTGCCTGCGCCGATGATGCTGCCGATGAACGGCACCACATCGCCGAGAACCGCGAGCGGCCGCAGGATCAGCATGAAGCCGATCAGTAAGCCGAGCGTGCCGAGCGTGCGCACCAGCCAGGTGATCAGCGTGTTGAGCTGCTCGGCCGCCTTGAACATCTCGGCCGCCGATTTCTGCCCCGCGGTAGCCATCAGCAGGCGGTCGCCCGCCTTCGCCTGATAGCTCGTGAAGCCGCCGCCGCTCTGCTGGCCGACGACGCTGATGTCGGACGGACGCGCGATCGTGTAGGTGACGCGCATGTCGCCGACGCGCGGGTTCGACGGGTCGGCACCGAGATAGATGCGCTCCGCCGTCACGCTGCCGAGTTCTTTCAGCCGCGCGCGCACGTCGGTGACGAGCTGGCCGTCGAGCACGAGCGCATCGCTCGCGCTGATCTGGCGCAGCACCTGATCGCCCGCCTTGAAGGCGCCGACCGTCGCGTCGGTCGCGACGATGTCGCGCTCCTTGTGGCGCATCTCGGGATTGCGATGGCCGTCCGCCTGCCGGAAGCGGCTGGAATCGACCGGCCGATTGTCCCAGTCGCGCTTGTAGCTGTAGGTCGTCACGGTTTCTTCGGAGCCGCCGAGATTTTTCCGCTTCTCCTCGCGCTTCTCTTCCTTCCACTGATACATCTCGACGTGGCGGATGAGGCGCAGCCCCATGACGGAGACGCCGAATTCGGGGTCGGCGAGCGGCGCGGTGGTCTTTACCGGGCCCGTCACGTGGATGAGTTTGCCGTCGTTCGACGGGTCGACGCGGTTCGACTCGACCGAGACGACGGCGCTGCCGCCTTCCGCCAGCGAGCGCGCGGTCTGCACGGCGCGGCCTTCGTTCCAGAACAGCCCGCCGATGCCGAGCGCGAGCAGAACGAAACCGATCCCGATTCCGACGATGGCTTCCTTGATGCGCTCGAACCACGATTTCGTGGTCGTCTCCGTAAAACTGTCGCCCGAATTTTCCGAGTAACTGTTGCTGATGTCGCTGAAAGTTTCGTCGCGCGCATCGGACATTCTTATATTTCCCCTCATTCGCGTCTTATCGAGACTCGCCACGCGGAATCGCATCGCAGCGGCGATTGCGGCCAAAAAGCATCCGGTTGTTTCAGGTCAATGTCGTCGCATGTTGCAGCGACGAAACATTATGGGTGTTAGGGACGATTGCACGTCCGCAGGAATCGCGAGCGCTTGAAGAAGCGCAGCTTCTGCGCATCGGCCTCGCGGCGGCACTCGATGCGTTTCGCGCGGCGCGCGGCTCGCGCGGCGGCGCGATCCTCGCGCGCGGCAGCAACAGCGTCGCCCGCAATATTGGGCACAAAGCCGGAGCCGAATGTCAGCCCGATGCCGAGCGCCGTAGCCGCGATAGCCAAACCGACGGGTTTCATTCTTCTTCTCCCTCTTGAAGGAGCCTCGCCGTACTGTTCCCGGCCGTCAATATTGTCGCGCGGCGCGGCGAATTTGCGGCGAACTATCTTGTGGGAAGATCGCCGGCCGCCCAGCCCGCCGCAACACCATCTGCGAAACTCGCAAATGCTTTAGCCGCGATTGCGGCGCGCGCGCCCGCCATCAGCTCTTGGTAATACGCGATGTTGATCGTGGTGAGCAGGATCGCGCCGAGCATCTCGTTGGTTTTGGTCAGGTGGTGCAGATAGGCGCGGCTGTACGTGCGCGCCGCAGCGCACGGACTTTCCTCGTCGAACGGACGCGGGTCGTCCGCATGCCGCGCATTCTTCAGGTTGATCGGACCGAAGCGCGAGAAGGCCAAGCCGTGCCGGCCGTTCCGCGTCGGCATCACGCAGTCGAACATATCGATGCCGCGCGCAACAGCTTTCAGGAGATCGTCCGGCGTGCCGACGCCCATCAGGTAGCGCGGCTTGTCGGCCGGCAGCAGCGGTGCCACCACCTCGAGCATGCGCAGCATCACCTCTTGCGGCTCGCCGACCGCAAGGCCGCCGATCGCGTAGCCCGGGAAATCCATCGCGTTGAGTTCGCGCGCACTCTCCTCGCGCAGCGCCACATCGTCGCCGCCCTGCACGATCGCGAACAGCGAACGCCCATCGCGGACCGGCGCGAACGCGCGCTGGCAGCGCTCCGCCCAGCGGAGCGAGAGCCGCATCGCCTTCTCGACTTCGGCGCGCTCGGCCGGCAGCCGCACGCATTCGTCGAGCTGCATGACGATGTCGGAGCCGAGGAGTGTTTGGATTTCGATTGCGCGCTCGGGTGTCAGCACATGCGTCGAGCCGTCGATGTGCGAGCGGAACGTCACGGCATTCTCGTCGATCTTGCGCATCGCCGAGAGGCTCATGACCTGGAAGCCGCCCGAGTCCGTGAGGATCACGTGCGGCCAGTTCATGAACTTATGCAGCCCGCCGAGCGCCGCGACACGCTCCGCGCCGGGCCGCAGCATCAGGTGATACGTGTTCCCGAGTACGACGTCCGCACCGGTTTCGCGCACGGCCTCCGGGTGCATGCCCTTTACGGTCGCCTGCGTGCCCACCGGCATGAAGGCCGGCGTGCGGATGATGCCGTGCGGCGTCGCGACCTCGCCGGTCCGCGCCGCGCCGTCGGTTGCGTTGAGTTTGTAGATCTTCATCGGTGCAGCAGACATGCGTCACCGTACGAATAAAAGCGATAGCCGTCTTTGATCGCATGCGCGTAGGCGCGCTGCATCACGTCGAGCCCCGAGAAAGCCGCGACCAGCATGAACAGCGTCGAACGCGGGAGGTGGAAGTTGGTCAGCATCAGATCGGCAACACGGAAGCGATAGCCCGGCGTAATGAAGATCGCGGTGTCGCCAGCGAACGGCGCCAGCGTCCCGTCTTCGCTCGCCGCGCTTTCGAGCAGGCGCAACGCCGTCGAACCGACGGCCAGCACCCGCCCGCCCCTTGCCTTCACGGCATTCAGCGCCTCCGCGACTTCGGCACTCACGGTGCCGAACTCCGCATGCATCGCGTGGTCTTCGATATCGTCCGCCTTCACGGGCAGGAATGTCCCGGCCCCGACATGCAGCGTCACGAAATGCACCGACACACCGGCATCGCGCAAACGCTCGACCAGCGCAGGTGTGAAATGCAGCGCTGCTGTCGGCGCCGCGACGGAGCCTTCCTCGCGCGCGAACATGGTCTGGTAGTCGTCGCGGTCGCGCTCGTCCGCCGGACGCTTCGACGCGATGTATGGCGGCAGCGGCATCGCGCCGCGCTCGGCGATCGCCTGATCCAGCACCGCGCCGTGAAATTGAAACGCGAAGGTCACTTCGCCGTTGTCGCCTTTCGCCTCCACGGTCGCATCGAGAGACCCAAGAAAGCAGACGCGACCTTCGTCGCCGAAACGCACGACATCGCCCGGCGAAAGCCGCTTCGCGTTTTTGACGAAGGCGCGCCAGCGCGCGCCATCGACGCGCTTATGCAAGGTAGCGGAGATTCTCGCCCCCGGCCCTTCGGGCACGAGGCGGTGGCCGAACAGCTGCGCCGGGATGACGCGCGTGTTGTTGAAGACTATGGCGTCGCCGGCCCGCAGGAGGCTCGGCAAATCGCCGACGCTTCGGTCCGCCAACTCCGTCGATGCGCCGGGCGTGACCTCGAGCAGCCGCGCACTATCGCGCGGGGACGCCGGCCGGAGCGCGATACGCTCCGGCGGCAGGTCGAAGTCGAAGAGATCGGTGCGCATAAGACGCAGCCCACACGCACCAAATGCCGATCAGGCGTCCGCCATGCGGGCCTTAATGATCTTGTCCGGGTTTTGCACCGGCTCGCCGCGCTTGATCTTGTCGACATTCTCCATGCCGGACGTGACCTTGCCCCACACGGTGTATTGCTTGTCGAGGAAGCTCGCGTCATCGAAGCAGATGAAGAACTGGCTGTTCGCCGAATCCGGGTTCTGCGAGCGAGCCATCGAGGTCGTCCCACGCACATGCGGCTCCGCGTTGAACTCGGCCTTGATGTTCGGATACTTCGAGCCGCCCATGCCGGTGCCGTTCGGGCAGCCGGTCTGTGCCATGAAGCCGTCGATCACGCGGTGGAACACGATGCCGTCGTAGAAGCCTTCGCCGACCAGCTTCTTAATGTGAGCGACATGGCCCGGTGCGAGGTCGGGACGCATTTCGATCGTCACGTCGCCCTTGGTGGTTTCGAGGATCAGTGTGTTCTCGCTCATAGGTCGTCCTTCAAATCTTCTGTGTGTTTCGTTCGTCGATGTAGCGAAATAGGAAAATTCGCCCCGCGTTCGCGCCACCCATGCCGGGCGTAAAGCGCAACGGGGCGCAACCCGCAAGCCCCTCGATCACGCTTTCCCGATACGCCTTACGGACCTCGGGCGAAGCCCACGCAGAGTAGTAGGTAAAACGCGGCTCGCCGAAAATCGTGCCATCCGCGCGGAAACTGAGCCGGACCGTCAGTTCCATTCCGGGCCGGAACAGTTGGCCGCTTGGTGGCTGCCAGCAGCCGCTGAGTTCTCGAAACATCTCCCGGAGAGTGTTGATCGGCAATCCGCTCCGCCGGTCGCCCGGCCGGATAGTCGGCAAGCAGCGCTGTCCCGGCGCAACCTGAGCGCAGCTATCACCGGGCGGATTTGCGTCCTGTGGTTGCGCAACGAGAGGCAGCGGGACGGCCGCCAGAATGACGATGAACAATGCGAGGGTCGATCCCCGCGTCACCGCCCGTCGCTCTGCACCGTCATTTTGGTGATCCGGTCGGGGTCACGCACAGGTTCGCCTGGCTTGAGCTTGTCGGCGACATCCATGCCGCCGATCACCCGGCCGACCACCGTGTAGTCGTTGTTGAGGTGCGGCGCGTCCGCATAGACGATGTAAAACTGGCTGTTCGCCGAGTCCGGGTTCATCGAGCGCGCCATTCCGACGACACCGCGTGTGAAGCGCTCCTTCGAAAACTCGGCCTTCAGATTCGGATACTTCGAGCCGCCGGTGCCGTCACCGCGCGTGCCGTCGCCGGTCTGCGCCATGAAGCCCGGGATCACGCGGTGAAACGGCACGTTGTTGTAGTAGCCCTCGCGCGCCAGCATTTTCAGCCGCTCGGCATGCTTCGGCGCAAGATCGGTGCGCAGCGCGATCAGAATGCGGCCCTTCGTCGTCTCCAGCACGAGCGTGTTCTGCGGGTCAGCTTGCGGCGCTTGCTGCGCTTGCGCTTGCCCAACCGATACGCTCGCAGCCAATGCGAGCACTGCCATCCAACGGGTCATCAGCGTTTCCTACTTCTTGAAGCGAGCGACGAGTTTCTTCGCGACCAGCGGCGGAACGAAGGCCTCGATATCGCCGCCCATCGCGGCAATCTGCCGGACCAGCGTGGCGGTTATCGGGCGCACCGCGGGTGACGCCGGCAGGAACACGGTCTGCACCTTCGGCGCCATCGTGCCGTTCATCCCGGCCATCTGCATCTCGTAATCGAAGTCGGTGGCGTCGCGCAGACCGCGGATGAGCAGCGTTGCCTTTTCCTTCTTCGCCGCCATGATCACAAGACCCGCGAAGGTGATCGCGCGGATCGTGCAGCCGGCCGCTTTCGCGATCGGCTTGCAGGTCGCCTGCAGCAGCTCGAGCCGTTCGTCGGCCGTGAAGATCGGAGTCTTGCCGGGATGCACGCCGATCGCGAGCACCAGCTCGTCGGCGAGCTGCGCCGCCTGGCGCACGACATCGAGATGTCCGTTGGTCACGGGGTCGAAAGACCCGGCATAGAGCGCGATGCGTTTCATGAATTGCGTCTACCCCGGCCGCCGACGCGCGGCAAGTTTTGCGCTAAACCTTCGGCCCCGATTTGCGGCGAATAGCCTCGGCGACGATCTCCGCATTCGACTTCGCCTCGCGGCCATCCGGCAGCAGCTTTCCGTCCTCGAAACCGACCCGGGTCGAGTAGCCGCGCGACAGCGCAAGGTCGGCGAGCGGCCATTTGGTCACGTTGAGGCCATGCAGCAGAACCGGCTTCGCCTCCATCGTCGGCAAGATCGCATCGAAGCCTGCTAGGTCCTCATCGGCATTCGCCTGCTCTTGCGACATGATCTCGATCAGATAGCGCAGCGCACCGCTCTCGACGCCGATCTCCATCGCGCGCTTGGCATCCGCCGCGACCCACATGCCAACTTCGATCGGCACGTTGCGGTCGCGCAGAATACGGACGACGCCTTCGCAATCGCCCTCGTTCATGTTGACGGAGGCGTAGTCCGGCAAAACCTGGATCGATTGCAGGTAATCGCGGCGGCGGAAATCGTCTTTCTCGATCCAGTGGCCGGTGCTGATGCCGACCAGCGTGCCGGGGCAGACCTTACGGACACCCGCAATCGTCGCATCCACCACATCGGGCTTCAACGTCTCGCGTCCGTCCGCATCGCGGATATGGATGTGGAGTTCGTTGGCTCCGGCTTTCACGGCCGCTGCCGCGTCTGCGATGATTTCATCCGGCGTGGTCGGGACGGCCGCGTTGAAGTCCTTCATGCGGCCGCCGTTGAGACACGCCTGGATGATCATTTCGCCGTCCCCTCGCCCTCGCCGGCTTCACCGATCTCTTCGCCGGCCTCGCCAACCTCGGAGATATGCTCCACCGAAACCACGTTCTCGTCGTCCGCCGTGTTGAACACAATGACGCCCTGCGTCGACCGGCCCGCGATGCGGATGCCGTTGATCGGGCAGCGGATGAGTTGCCCGCCGTCCGTCACCAGCATGATCTGATCGCTCTCCTCGACCGGGAACGACGCCACCAGCGGCCCGTTGCGCGGGTTCACCACCATCGCCGTGATGCCTTTGCCGCCGCGTCCCGTCGTCCGATATTCGTACGACGACGTACGCTTGCCGTAGCCGTTGACCGACACCGTGAGCACGAACTGCTCGGCCGCCGACAATTCGACGTAACGCTGTTCGCCAAGCTCAATCGCACGTGTCGCCTCTTCGCCGGCTTCGGGCGTCGTGTCGTCCTCGCCGCCGCGGCGCACTGCGCTGGCGCGCTTGAGATAGGCCGCGCGCTCGTCGGCGCTGACTTCGAGATGGCCGAGGATCGAGAGCGAGATCACCTTGTCGCCCTCAGCGAGCGAAACGCCGCGCACGCCCATCGACGTACGGCCTTGGAACACGCGCACTTCCGGCACCGCAAAGCGAATGCACTGACCCTGCGCGGTGGTCAGCAGCACGTCGTCATTCTCGGTGCACGTCTCGACGCCGACGATGCCTTCCCCATCATCGAGCTTCATCGCGATGATGCCGGAGCGGCGAACGTCGGCGAAGTCCGACAACTTGTTGCGGCGAACCGTGCCGCGCGTCGTCGCGAACATGACGTCGAGGTTCGCCCACGTGGACTCGTCCTCCGGCAACGGCATGATCGTCGTAATGCGCTCGTCTTGCTCGAGCGGCAAAATGTTGATCATCGCCTTGCCGCGCGCTTGTGGAGCGGCCAGCGGTAGACGCCAGACCTTCTGTTTGTAGACGCGGCCGAGCGACGAGAAGAACAGCACGGGCGTATGCGTCGACGCCACGAACACGCGGGTGACGAAATCCTCGTTGCGCGTGTCCATCGCGCTGCGGCCTTTGCCGCCGCGACGCTGCGCACGGTAGGTCGATTTTGGCACGCGCTTGACGTATCCGAGATGCGACACCGTCACGACCATGTCTTCGCGGTCGATCAGGTCTTCGTCTTCGATTTCGCCTTCCTGATCGAGGATGACGGTCCGCCGCGGCGTTGCGTAGTCGTTCTTGATCGAGGTCAGCTCGCTGCGCACGATGTCCTGAATGCGCACACGCGAACGCAGAATATCGAGATAGTCGGTAATCTCCGCCGCGAGCTTGTCGAGCTCCTCGGCAATTTCGTCACGACCGAGCGCGGTCAGGCGCTGCAGACGCAGATCGAGGATCGCGCGTGCCTGCTGCTCGGAAAGCCGATACGTTGCGGTTTCGCTGATGCGGTGGCGCGGATCGTCGATCAGCGTCAGCAAATCGCGGACGCTCTCGGCCGGCCAATCGCGGCCCATCAACGCTTCGCGCGCCGAATTCGGATCCGGTGCTGCCCGGATCATGCGGATAACTTCGTCGATATTGGCGACCGCGATCGCTAGGCCGACCAACACATGCGCGCGGTCGCGCGCCTTGTTGAGCAGGAACTTCGTACGCCGCGATACGACCTCTTCGCGGAACGCCACGAAGGCGCGCAGCATATCCTTCAGATTCAGTGTCAGCGGACGGCCGCCGTCGAGCGCGACCACGTTGGCGCCGAAGCTCGTCTGCAGTGCCGTGAAGCGATAAAGCTGATTCAGCACCACGTCCGGCATCGCATCGCGCTTGAGTTCGATCACAACGCGGTAGCCGTCACGATCGGACTCGTCGCGCAGCGCCGAGATGCCTTCGATCTTCTTCTCGCGCACCAGTTCGCCGATGCGCTCGACCATCGTGGCCTTATTCACCTGATACGGGATCTCGGAGATCACGATTGCTTCGCGGTCGCCGCGCAGCGTTTCGAAATCGACCTTGCCGCGCATCATGATCGAGCCGCGGCCGAGATGATAAGCCGCGCGAATGCCGGCGCGTCCCAGGATGATGCCGCCGGTCGGGAAGTCCGGACCCGGGATGATGTTCATCAGATCGTCGATGCCGAGCTCTGGATTATCCAGAAGCGCCAGACACCCGTCGATCGCTTCGCCGAGATTGTGCGGCGGGATATTCGTCGCCATGCCGACCGCGATGCCGCCGGCGCCATTGACGAGCAGGTTCGGGAATTTCGCCGGCAGAACCACCGGCTCCTTGAACTCGTTCGAATAGTTATCCTGAAAGTTGACCGTGTCCTTGTCGAGATCGTCGAGCAGATTCTGCGCGACCTTCTCGAGACGCACCTCGGTATAACGTTCGGCGGCCGGCGGGTCGCCGTCGATAGAGCCGAAGTTGCCCTGACCGTCGATCAAAGGCAGACGCATCGAAAAGTCTTGCGCCATGCGCACCATCGCGTCGTAAATCGCGAGGTTGCCGTGCGGGTGATACTTACCCATCACGTCGCCGGTGACGCGGGCCGATTTGACGTACTTCTTGTCGTGCGTGTGTCCGTTCTCGCTCATCGAGAAGAGGATGCGGCGATGCACCGGCTTGAGGCCGTCGCGCACGTCCGGAAGCGCGCGCGAAACGATCACGCTCATCGCGTAATCGAGGTACGAACGCTTTACTTCGTCGGTAATCGAGACCGGTTTGATATCGGTCGGGTCGGGCCGCTCGGACGAACCGTCCGGCGGGCTATTTTCATTGTCTGCCAAGCGCGAATCTCAAGGTCTGAATAGGTCGCCGTTTGTAGCAAATCGGCCCGGCGAAAGCCAATCGAAACGACTGTTTCTCAACGTCTTTTTCCGCCGATTTTTCAATAATTTACGGGAGAGCTTTGACTCTGCCGAAATGCCCTTCCGAACAACACCGAAAAGACCCGCCGACGTGACCCTGCTCCACCCCTTACGAACGCTCCAATTGCACAAGAAAGCGGCGCTCCTGGGCGAAATAGCGCCCGCGATCGCGTGAGACCTCCGAATTCCTCCCGATTACGCCCACAAGCCGCGTTGGCACCGAGGTTGCAACCACTACGCGCATCGTTTCCGGAGAAACTCTATGCGCCGCTTCCTTGCTGCTACTGCCCTTTTGGCCACGCTCGGCACCGCTCATGCCGAAGTCGTGGTCCGCTACGGGATATCGATGGCCGATATTCCTCAAACCACGGGCCAGCCGGATCGCGGCGCCGGGGCCTATCAGTTCACCGGCCACACCATCTACGACCCCCTGATCGCCTGGGAGATGGACGTCGCCGAGCGCCCCGGCAAACTCGTGCCGGGTCTCGCCACCGAATGGGCTGTCGACGACACCGACAAAACCAAGTGGCGGCTCAAGCTGCGCGAGGGCGTCAAATTCCACGACGGCTCGGCTTTCAATGCCGACGCAGTCGTCTGGAACTTCGACAAGGTGCTCGACGAAAAAGCCCCGCACTTCGACAAACGGCAAAGCGCGCAGGTCCGCACCCGCCTTCCCTCCGTGAAAAGCTGGCGCAAGATCGACGACATGACGGTCGAGATCACGACCAAAGAGATCGACTCGATCTTCCCATATCAGTTGCTCTGGTTCCTCGTCTCCAGCCCGACGCAATACGAAAAGCTCGGCAAGGATTGGGACAAGTTCGCCTATCAGCCGTCCGGCACCGGCCCGTTCAAGCTCGACAAGTTCGTCCCGCGTGAGCGCGCCGAACTCGTCAAGAACGGCGACTACTGGAACAAGAAGCGCATCCCCAAGGCAGATCGCATCATCCTGATCCCGATCTCCGAGGCGCTGAACCGCACCAACGCGCTCCTCGCCGGCTCCGTCGATCTCATCGAGACGCCGGCGCCCGACGCGGTGCCGCAGCTCAAGCGCGCCGGCATGAAGCTCGTCGAGAACGTCACGCCGCACGTTTGGAACTATCACCTCAGCGTGCTGCCCGGCTCGCCTTGGACCGATGTCCGCTTGCGCAAGGCGCTCAACCTCGCGATCGATCGTGACGGCGTCGTCGCGCTGATGAACGGCCTCGCCAAGCCCGCCAAGGGTCAGGTCGATCCGGCGAGCCCGTGGTTCGGCAAGCCGACCTTCGACATCAAGTACGATCCGAAGGCCGCCGAGAAGCTCGTCAACGAAGCCGGCTACTCGAAGCAGAAGCCGCTCAAGACCACCTTCGTCATCGCGACCGGCGGCACCGGTCAGATGCTCTCGCTGCCGATGAACGAATACATCCAGCAGAACCTCAAGGAGATCGGCATCGAGATCGATTTCAAGGTTGTCGAACTCGAGCAGCTCTACACGCACTGGCGCCGCGGCGCGAAGGACGAGATGAATGCTGGGCTGACGTCGAACAACATCGCGTATGTTACGTCCGATCCTCTCTACGCGATCATCCGCTTCTTCCATTCGGGACAAGCGGCGCCGGTCGGCGTTAACTGGGGCTTCTACGCGAACCCGAAAGTCGACGCCTTCATCGACGAAGCGAAGCGCACGTTCGATCCCGCAAAGCAGGACGAGCTGATGGCGAAAGCGCATGAACAGATCGTCGACGATGCCGCCCTCGTCTGGGTCGTGCACGACACCAACCCGCACGCGATGTCGCCGAAGGTGACGAAGTTCGTGCAGGCGCAACACTGGTTCCAGGACCTGACGACAATCGGCATGGATTGATCGCGTATCGATCGCGTACCTGCTGAGCGAACGGCGGCGTTGCATGCGCCGCCGTTTTGCTTTTGACATCGCGCATGAGTGAACGCATTCCGCCCGGGCGCCGCAGCGATTATCGCGCCTTCCAGACCATCACGACGCGATGGATGGACAATGACACCTACGGCCACGTCAACAACGCGGTCTACTTCTCCTACTTCGATACATCCGTCACGGCGTATCTGATCGCCAGCGGCTTCCTGAAACCGACCGACGGCAAAGTCGTCGGCCTCGTCGTCGAAACCGGCTGCCGCTATTTCGCATCGCTGTCGTTTCCAGACATCATCACGGGTGGGGTCCGCGTCGCCAAGCGCGGCACATCAAGCATACGCTACGAAGTCGGCCTCTTCCGCAACGACGAAGACACCGCATCCGCCGAAGGCCATTTCGTCCACGTCTACGTCGATCGCGCGACCAACCGCCCCGTGCCGTTGCCGCCCGACCTCGTCAACGCACTCGAACCGCTCCTCGTCTGATCATGGAACCGCACCGCCTCTCCGCGACCGAAGCCGCACTTTTGATTGCCGAGCAAAAGCTCACATCCGAGGCGCTGACCGCGTCGTGTCTCGAACGCATCGAGGCGCGCAACGCTGACGTCAAAGCCGTCGTTGCGTTCGATCGCGACAAAGCGCTCAGCGAGGCACGTAAGCGCGATCAAGCACCCGGCGGAATCCTCAACGGCATTCCGTTTCTCGCGAAAGACGTCATCGACACCGCCGACTACCCGACCGCTTACGGCTCGCCGATTTACACAAACCATCGGCCCGTCGCCGACGCATCGGTGATCGCGCAGATGCGCGAACGCGGCAGCGTATTGCTCGGCAAAGCCGCAACCGCCGAATTCGCGACGCGCCATCCGGCCGAGGCACGCAATCCGCTTCGTCTCACGCACACGCCGGGCGGTTCCTCCAGCGGCTCGGCGGCCGCCGTCGCCGACTTCATGGCGCCCTACGCGTTCGGCACGCAGACAACAGGCTCGATCATTCGCCCAGCGTCCTATTGCGGCATCGTCGGCTACAAGCCGAGCTTCGGCACTTTCAGCGTCGGCGGCGTGCGGCCCGTCAGTCCGGCGCAAGACACCGTCGGCCTGCTCGTGCGCTCGGTCTCCGATGCAGCGCTCGTCACTTTCGGCATCGCGGATCTCGCCGGCCGCGCGGAGAAACAGCCGATGCCGCGTTTCGCGGTCTGCCGCTCATCGCAGTGGGACCACGCGCACAAGGATTTGCGCGCCGACATCGAGGCGCTCGCCGGCAAACTCGGCAATCGCCGCGCGCCCGACGTGACGCTCGATGCGGACTTCGAACAG contains:
- a CDS encoding 3-keto-5-aminohexanoate cleavage protein; amino-acid sequence: MIIQACLNGGRMKDFNAAVPTTPDEIIADAAAAVKAGANELHIHIRDADGRETLKPDVVDATIAGVRKVCPGTLVGISTGHWIEKDDFRRRDYLQSIQVLPDYASVNMNEGDCEGVVRILRDRNVPIEVGMWVAADAKRAMEIGVESGALRYLIEIMSQEQANADEDLAGFDAILPTMEAKPVLLHGLNVTKWPLADLALSRGYSTRVGFEDGKLLPDGREAKSNAEIVAEAIRRKSGPKV
- the gyrA gene encoding DNA gyrase subunit A translates to MADNENSPPDGSSERPDPTDIKPVSITDEVKRSYLDYAMSVIVSRALPDVRDGLKPVHRRILFSMSENGHTHDKKYVKSARVTGDVMGKYHPHGNLAIYDAMVRMAQDFSMRLPLIDGQGNFGSIDGDPPAAERYTEVRLEKVAQNLLDDLDKDTVNFQDNYSNEFKEPVVLPAKFPNLLVNGAGGIAVGMATNIPPHNLGEAIDGCLALLDNPELGIDDLMNIIPGPDFPTGGIILGRAGIRAAYHLGRGSIMMRGKVDFETLRGDREAIVISEIPYQVNKATMVERIGELVREKKIEGISALRDESDRDGYRVVIELKRDAMPDVVLNQLYRFTALQTSFGANVVALDGGRPLTLNLKDMLRAFVAFREEVVSRRTKFLLNKARDRAHVLVGLAIAVANIDEVIRMIRAAPDPNSAREALMGRDWPAESVRDLLTLIDDPRHRISETATYRLSEQQARAILDLRLQRLTALGRDEIAEELDKLAAEITDYLDILRSRVRIQDIVRSELTSIKNDYATPRRTVILDQEGEIEDEDLIDREDMVVTVSHLGYVKRVPKSTYRAQRRGGKGRSAMDTRNEDFVTRVFVASTHTPVLFFSSLGRVYKQKVWRLPLAAPQARGKAMINILPLEQDERITTIMPLPEDESTWANLDVMFATTRGTVRRNKLSDFADVRRSGIIAMKLDDGEGIVGVETCTENDDVLLTTAQGQCIRFAVPEVRVFQGRTSMGVRGVSLAEGDKVISLSILGHLEVSADERAAYLKRASAVRRGGEDDTTPEAGEEATRAIELGEQRYVELSAAEQFVLTVSVNGYGKRTSSYEYRTTGRGGKGITAMVVNPRNGPLVASFPVEESDQIMLVTDGGQLIRCPINGIRIAGRSTQGVIVFNTADDENVVSVEHISEVGEAGEEIGEAGEGEGTAK
- a CDS encoding ABC transporter substrate-binding protein; this translates as MRRFLAATALLATLGTAHAEVVVRYGISMADIPQTTGQPDRGAGAYQFTGHTIYDPLIAWEMDVAERPGKLVPGLATEWAVDDTDKTKWRLKLREGVKFHDGSAFNADAVVWNFDKVLDEKAPHFDKRQSAQVRTRLPSVKSWRKIDDMTVEITTKEIDSIFPYQLLWFLVSSPTQYEKLGKDWDKFAYQPSGTGPFKLDKFVPRERAELVKNGDYWNKKRIPKADRIILIPISEALNRTNALLAGSVDLIETPAPDAVPQLKRAGMKLVENVTPHVWNYHLSVLPGSPWTDVRLRKALNLAIDRDGVVALMNGLAKPAKGQVDPASPWFGKPTFDIKYDPKAAEKLVNEAGYSKQKPLKTTFVIATGGTGQMLSLPMNEYIQQNLKEIGIEIDFKVVELEQLYTHWRRGAKDEMNAGLTSNNIAYVTSDPLYAIIRFFHSGQAAPVGVNWGFYANPKVDAFIDEAKRTFDPAKQDELMAKAHEQIVDDAALVWVVHDTNPHAMSPKVTKFVQAQHWFQDLTTIGMD
- a CDS encoding acyl-CoA thioesterase is translated as MSERIPPGRRSDYRAFQTITTRWMDNDTYGHVNNAVYFSYFDTSVTAYLIASGFLKPTDGKVVGLVVETGCRYFASLSFPDIITGGVRVAKRGTSSIRYEVGLFRNDEDTASAEGHFVHVYVDRATNRPVPLPPDLVNALEPLLV